The genomic window CTTTCAAAAGCATACAAAAAAATAACTGCCCATTTTTGTCAAAAAAAGGCAGTTTTTCGTAGAAGATATTGATTGTCAAGGATTTAGCGATCTATTTATTTTCGTCGACTTTCGACTGAAGGTTTTCGATACGCTGTTCCAGCATTTTTTGAATTTCGGGCAGGAGTTTATCCTTGATGCGGTCCAGATAAAGGCACTGCAACTGGATCATGCGATTACGGTGCCTACCGGCGTGTTCCTGAATCCAGCGGCTCACCGCCACCTGGCGATCCTGCATGCGTTCCTGCAATACCTGCTTGATATACGTTGTCTGTACAGACATATAACGTTGCATGTTGAAGGGAAGCTTGTAGGTGCGGATAAACTGCTTGAGCAATTCCAGAAGCGACAAGTTCTGAGCCCTGCGTTCCTGAATGAATTGCTTCAATTCTTCGCAGTGGCACTGAAAGAAAGGCATAATGGCTTTATCATCAATTTGATAAAGTTCCAGTTCGTCTTGTTTCTTTGTCGCTTCGTCGACAGCCATACGCAATAAATTTATAAAAAATTCAAAATTTATGTGATTTCACGCACAAAAAAGGCAAAATTCGCACTAATTGAAAGATTTTTTTCATTTTCTTGTAAGAAAACAACTCCCTCCGTTCCTGGATGCAAGCGATCCACGTCTCCCCCCTTGAAATCCTTCATCGCTTTGACCTTGCAAGGAGCCATTCCCGAAGGTGTCATCAGTTCAAGAGAATCGTCTATCGAGAAGGGTGTCTTGACGTTTACGCGGCAAGAATTCGTCGCTGCATCGTAAGACAGAACCTGGGCTGCCACGCAACCACCGGGAGCTTCTTCATGTGTAGACTCGTAGTTCTGCGGCAGAGGGCCACGCAGGAATCCCGGCATGAATCCGCGACCATCCACAAAGGAAATCGCGCGACGGCTTTCGTCGGAAACCTTCACCGATTCCGTAGGCAAGCCCTGTGCAAACTGATCGGCACAAGAATCTATCGCCATACGGTAGGCACGCACCACCTGACTCAAGTAATACACCGACTTGGTTCGACCTTCGATCTTAAAAGAATCAAGCCCCGCCGCCATCAGTTCTGGAATCACGTCGATAGCGCAAATGTCGCGGCTGCTCATGAAGTACGTGCCCCAAGTGTCTTCGTCCAAAGCAATCGGGTCCAGTTCCGGGCGGTCAGTACGCTGCAGACTGAACTTGCCTTCATGCTCCTGATAGTTTTCGCACTGCGGCTCCGGGTTTGCGAACAAACGATACGGCATACGGCAACTGTTATCGCAGGCACCCTGGTTTGCGTCGCGGCGAGTCACCCAGTTACTGAGCATACAACGACCGGACATCGACATACAGACCGCGCCGTGCACAAAGACTTCCAATTCCAAATCCGGCAAACGATCCTTAATTTCCAGAATCTCGGACAAACGAAGTTCACGGCTCAAAATCACACGGCTCACACCAAGATCGTGCCAGAACTTGGCCGCCAAGTAGTTCGTGGTGTTCGCCTGCACAGACAAATGGATCTCGACCTCGGGTCGCACTTCGCGAAGCCAACCCACAAAACCAGGGTCTGCCACAATCAATGCATCGGGCTTCAAGTCAATGGCGGCAAGCAAAGCCTTCTGGAAGGCCTCCACCTTCACGTTACGGGGAATCACGTTACTGGTGAGGTAAAACTTTTTACCCAAGCGGTGAGCGTATTCAATACCTTCGGCCAAGTCGTCCAAGTTCTTGAATCCGTTTTCGCGGGCACGGAGCGAAAAGGCTGGCTGGCCCGCATAAACGGCATCGGCGCCGTAAGCGAAGGCGTACTTCATGCGAACAAGGTCGCCAGCAGGAGCAAGGAGTTCAGGTAGCATTGTAGTAGACAGTAGGAAGTAGGAAGTTGGAAGTAGGAAGTTGGAAGTAGGAAGTAGGAAGTAGGAAGTAGGAAGTAGGAAGTAGGAAGTTGGAAGTTGGAAGGGGTGTGGGATCGCAATTACCACTTGAAGCCGGTACGGAGGTAAACCTTTTCGTCGTTGAACAATGTAATCTCGCCGAGGAAGAACACATACTGCCCTTCGTAGCTGACCGAGGGCGTCAGAGAGTATTCCATCTTCGCGCCACGCAAGAAATGCTTGTGAATTTTCATGTGATCTCGACGCGGAGTCGTGTCGTTTACCATGCTTCCATGATCCGTTCCCTTCCAGAACCAGGTGTTACGCAGGGAGGCAAAAACGTGATGATCCAGGCGGCCATACGCAGTGAAGTCAACGGTCTGGCTGTTGGGGCCGGCCTGGCTACCCAGGGGGCGACCTAAGTGAGCCATCTGCGCCGTATTCTCGTAGAAGTGGGAATACACATAAGGTTCTACACGGGCGTATTCTGCAATAAAGCCCGATTCCAGCAGATGCGACTTGATCTTGAAATCATGGGCGCCATGCATACCCGCCATCCACGCCCACTTGGCTTCGATGTTGTCGTTTTTCACGAGGCTCACCGGGCTTTCCATATCATCCAGGAAAAATTCCGTATAAAGGCGGAGTGAATTGAACAAGCGGTAGTTGAAGTCAAAAGAAAGAGAGCCGTTGTTGCTGTCTTCGGAGTAGTTGCCCTTTTCCATGAACAGGGGAACCGTCGGAATGAACAGCCAAGGTTTCAAGTTGTCATACTGAATCTGAAGTTCGCTGATACCGAAGGTGGCATTGCCCACGGCAAGTTCGTAACGGTGGCCAAAGATATTGCGGGTGTTGTCGATATTGCTGGAGCTCATGCTCGAAAAGATTCGCAGGTCACCATAAAACGAAAGCACGCGCAACGGGCCAAACTGCATATCGAGCGAAAGCATGTTGTACGGCAGCGCAAACTGGTTCAAGCTCAAGTTGTTGTAGTAACCGGGACCCCAGTGCATCACGTCGCGGCCAAAGTCCAGGCGCAGCCAATCGTAGTTCAGGGCGATGTGTGTACGGTAGCGGGCGTAACTCGTATATTCCAGACCCGAATTGTTTTCTTCTTTCTGGTATTCCAAAAATTCACCGTCAAAAGACTTCGGGGAACTGGCAGAATGACCTTCGTCGTAAATGCGGGCGTCCAGCACGAAGTCAATGGAATCCGCATAACCGCGCAAGTAAATGCCACCATCGATCCCCGGCCAAATCGTATCGCCAAGTGCTTCGCCACCGCGATAGTCCATACCACCCACCAGCGACATCGCCAAAGCCATGCGGGGTTGTGATTTTTCAAAAGAACCATGCCCCGAAATCGAAGGACCGTTTTCGTTATCAAAATACAGCAGCGCATTTTTTTCGCTAGCCACAAAGTTCTTGCGGAAAGATGTATCGCGATGCGGGTAAGCAAAGAACTGACGATTCTCCCCTGTTGTCACACGATGCAAATCAAACAGCATCGGAGAATTTTCCAACAGGCGCAAGTTGCGAACGTTCTCGGGGCCTACCACCGGCGATGCAGCGAAGGCCGGCATAGAAAGCAGGGTTGCCACCCAAAGGGCAAGCGGCTTAGACAGTGGTATTTTCATAACGTCTCGATTTTACAAGAATCTAAATGGCGTAATTTTAAAAAAAGATAGCTTTTTATTCCCTGTATACACCGAAACAAAAACAAATTGGAGCGATTTGTTCCGAACGGGGGAAATCGTTCCATTTTACATTTCCTGTTTTTTTTATTAAGTCACTTTTTTGTTTAAAACGGATTGTTCCACTATGTATTTTTAATAAAAACAAAAACAACCCCCATAAAAGAGGAAATCATGCTTACAAGGAATTGTTTGGGAATTACTTCCCTTGTAGCAGGAGGCCTTATTGCCGGATGTTCGAGCGACAGCAGCTCTACCAGCCCCAAAGACAACCTCGCCGATGCTACAGGAATCATCACTAACGTATGCGTCTATGACGGCTACGCCGCCATGCAAGGCGCAAGCGGAGAAACGCTTTGCCTCGATACCGAAGGTACTCTTGCCTTCTGGATCAATGCAGACGGAAGCTACGGGTTTCCCGAAGCCACGCCGGGCTCCACTGAAAATAACACCGCAGATCCTATCGAAACCAGCACAGATGTAGGCACAACGACGCCTAGCGACTCTACGGTATCCGCCGACAAACCCGCAGAGGATTCAACGGATTCCGAACCAGCAAGCGAAACGCAGTCTTGTACCACCGACAAGGCTCTCTATTCCGTAAACGGCATTTCTTACTACAAGAATGAAGACGGGAGCCTCTATTATTTTGATACCGACTGCAACAAGACATCCCTTTCGATGATCGCACCGGCAAGCAGTTCTTCTGAAACCATTTCGGAAGATCCCGAGGCTCCCGCAAGCAGCGCATC from Fibrobacter sp. UWB15 includes these protein-coding regions:
- a CDS encoding U32 family peptidase C-terminal domain-containing protein, with product MLPELLAPAGDLVRMKYAFAYGADAVYAGQPAFSLRARENGFKNLDDLAEGIEYAHRLGKKFYLTSNVIPRNVKVEAFQKALLAAIDLKPDALIVADPGFVGWLREVRPEVEIHLSVQANTTNYLAAKFWHDLGVSRVILSRELRLSEILEIKDRLPDLELEVFVHGAVCMSMSGRCMLSNWVTRRDANQGACDNSCRMPYRLFANPEPQCENYQEHEGKFSLQRTDRPELDPIALDEDTWGTYFMSSRDICAIDVIPELMAAGLDSFKIEGRTKSVYYLSQVVRAYRMAIDSCADQFAQGLPTESVKVSDESRRAISFVDGRGFMPGFLRGPLPQNYESTHEEAPGGCVAAQVLSYDAATNSCRVNVKTPFSIDDSLELMTPSGMAPCKVKAMKDFKGGDVDRLHPGTEGVVFLQENEKNLSISANFAFFVREIT
- a CDS encoding capsule assembly Wzi family protein, with product MKIPLSKPLALWVATLLSMPAFAASPVVGPENVRNLRLLENSPMLFDLHRVTTGENRQFFAYPHRDTSFRKNFVASEKNALLYFDNENGPSISGHGSFEKSQPRMALAMSLVGGMDYRGGEALGDTIWPGIDGGIYLRGYADSIDFVLDARIYDEGHSASSPKSFDGEFLEYQKEENNSGLEYTSYARYRTHIALNYDWLRLDFGRDVMHWGPGYYNNLSLNQFALPYNMLSLDMQFGPLRVLSFYGDLRIFSSMSSSNIDNTRNIFGHRYELAVGNATFGISELQIQYDNLKPWLFIPTVPLFMEKGNYSEDSNNGSLSFDFNYRLFNSLRLYTEFFLDDMESPVSLVKNDNIEAKWAWMAGMHGAHDFKIKSHLLESGFIAEYARVEPYVYSHFYENTAQMAHLGRPLGSQAGPNSQTVDFTAYGRLDHHVFASLRNTWFWKGTDHGSMVNDTTPRRDHMKIHKHFLRGAKMEYSLTPSVSYEGQYVFFLGEITLFNDEKVYLRTGFKW